The following proteins come from a genomic window of Pyxidicoccus sp. MSG2:
- a CDS encoding 2OG-Fe(II) oxygenase: MTAALRRRKHPTLMERVAALDWERITQDLDTQGCATVSALLAPSECLALADTYASDTAFRSRVVMARHGFGRGEYKYFAHPLPDTVSTLRTELYPPLSRIANRWNETMGIDVRYPDAHADFLTRCHEAGQTRPTPLLLQYGEGDYNCLHQDLYGEHVFPLQVAFLLSAPGQDFTGGEFVLTEQRPRMQSRAEVVPLAQGDGVIFAVHHRPVKGTRGYYRVNLRHGVSRLRSGRRHTLGVIFHDAQ, encoded by the coding sequence ATGACCGCCGCCCTTCGCCGCCGGAAGCACCCCACGCTCATGGAGCGCGTGGCCGCGCTCGACTGGGAGCGCATCACCCAGGACCTCGACACCCAGGGCTGCGCCACCGTGAGCGCGCTGCTTGCTCCCTCGGAGTGTCTGGCGCTCGCGGACACCTACGCGTCGGACACCGCGTTCCGCAGCCGGGTCGTCATGGCGCGGCACGGCTTCGGGCGCGGTGAGTACAAGTACTTCGCCCACCCGCTCCCGGACACGGTCTCCACCCTCCGCACCGAGCTGTACCCGCCGCTCTCTCGCATCGCCAACCGGTGGAACGAGACGATGGGCATCGACGTGCGCTACCCGGACGCGCATGCGGACTTCCTCACGCGCTGCCACGAGGCCGGGCAGACGCGGCCCACGCCGCTGCTCCTCCAGTACGGTGAGGGCGACTACAACTGCCTCCACCAGGACCTCTACGGCGAGCACGTCTTCCCGCTGCAGGTCGCCTTCCTCCTCTCCGCGCCGGGTCAGGACTTCACCGGCGGAGAGTTCGTGCTCACCGAGCAACGCCCCCGCATGCAGTCCCGCGCGGAGGTGGTGCCCCTGGCCCAGGGTGACGGCGTCATCTTCGCGGTCCATCACCGGCCCGTGAAGGGCACGCGCGGGTACTATCGCGTCAACCTCCGCCATGGTGTGAGCCGGCTGCGCTCCGGACGGCGGCACACGCTCGGCGTCATCTTCCACGACGCGCAATGA
- a CDS encoding glutaminase produces the protein MDYQAILDEVMAAVRPVIGQGRVANYIPALAAVDPGRFGMALATVDGDVYGVGDWRIPFSVQSISKVFTLALTLARDGDAVWRRVGKEPSGNPFNSLVQLEYEQGIPRNPFINAGALVITDRLLRLTGDARGVLRDFLRAESGNPALDFDPGVAASEAEHGHRNSALAHFMASYGNIENPVPQVLEHYFWQCSLTASCADLARACGFLARHGQRASGERLLTRSQAKQVNAVMLTCGTYDAAGEFAYRVGLPGKSGVGGGIIAVIPNRCGLCVWSPGLDARGNSVAGVEALDRFTTLTGLSVF, from the coding sequence ATGGACTACCAGGCGATTCTCGACGAAGTGATGGCAGCGGTACGCCCCGTGATTGGCCAGGGACGTGTCGCCAACTACATCCCCGCGCTCGCGGCGGTGGACCCGGGCCGCTTCGGCATGGCGCTGGCCACCGTGGACGGCGACGTCTACGGCGTCGGCGACTGGCGCATCCCCTTCTCCGTCCAGAGCATCTCCAAGGTCTTCACCCTCGCCCTCACCCTGGCCCGGGACGGTGACGCCGTCTGGCGGCGCGTGGGCAAGGAGCCCTCGGGCAATCCCTTCAACTCCCTGGTCCAGCTCGAATACGAGCAGGGCATCCCTCGCAACCCGTTCATCAACGCGGGCGCGCTCGTCATCACCGACCGGCTCCTGCGCCTCACCGGTGACGCCCGCGGCGTGCTGCGCGACTTCCTCCGCGCGGAGAGCGGCAACCCCGCGCTCGACTTCGACCCCGGCGTCGCCGCTTCCGAGGCCGAGCATGGCCACCGCAACTCCGCCCTGGCCCACTTCATGGCCAGCTACGGCAACATCGAGAACCCCGTCCCCCAGGTGCTGGAGCACTACTTCTGGCAGTGCTCCCTCACCGCGAGCTGCGCGGACCTCGCCCGTGCCTGTGGCTTCCTCGCACGTCACGGCCAGCGCGCCAGCGGGGAACGGCTGCTCACCCGCAGCCAGGCCAAGCAGGTCAACGCGGTGATGCTCACCTGCGGCACCTACGATGCCGCGGGCGAGTTCGCCTACCGCGTCGGCCTGCCCGGCAAGAGCGGCGTGGGTGGCGGCATCATCGCCGTCATCCCCAACCGCTGTGGCCTCTGCGTGTGGAGCCCCGGGCTGGATGCCCGGGGCAACTCCGTGGCCGGTGTGGAGGCGCTGGACCGCTTCACCACCCTCACCGGCCTCTCGGTGTTCTGA